Proteins encoded by one window of Oreochromis niloticus isolate F11D_XX linkage group LG17, O_niloticus_UMD_NMBU, whole genome shotgun sequence:
- the LOC109194999 gene encoding uncharacterized protein LOC109194999: MALEGHETPHILVFVDEAGFNLAKGRRRGRNIIGHWATVDVPGQRGGNITMCAAISENGVATHIPSLGPYNTHKLLIFLDRLYTNLIPEYERGLIGPHLPIYVIVWDNVSFHHSPLFRGWFATHPRMVMGFLPPYSPFLNPIEEFFSAWRWRVYEHHAQDQPSLLHAMDAACDDITGDQCRGWLRHARRFFPRCIARESIRCDVDENLWPDGQQRVNNQEGEDSGQERENEYSDH, encoded by the coding sequence ATGGCATTGGAAGGACATGAGACCCCTCACATCCTGGTGTTCGTGGATGAAGCTGGCTTCAACCTGGCCAAGGGCCGAAGACGTGGCCGTAATATTATTGGCCACTGGGCCACAGTGGATGTCCCAGGTCAGCGAGGGGGCAATATAACTATGTGTGCTGCCATTTCTGAAAATGGTGTGGCCACCCACATCCCCAGTCTTGGCCCATACAACACACACAAGCTCCTCATCTTCTTGGATCGCCTTTATACCAATCTTATCCCTGAATATGAGAGAGGTCTCATAGGGCCTCACCTACCCATTTATGTAATTGTGTGGGACAATGTCAGTTTCCACCATAGCCCACTCTTTAGGGGCTGGTTTGCAACGCATCCAAGGATGGTCATGGGCTTCCTACCACCTTACTCTCCTTTCCTCAATCCGATAGAGGAGTTTTTCTCTGCTTGGAGGTGGAGAGTGTATGAGCATCATGCTCAGGATCAGCCGTCCCTGCTCCATGCTATGGACGCAGCGTGTGACGATATTACAGGAGATCAATGCAGGGGATGGTTGCGGCATGCACGCCGTTTCTTCCCTCGTTGCATCGCAAGAGAAAGTATCCGCTGTGATGTGGACGAGAATCTGTGGCCAGACGGACAACAGCGTGTAAATAATCAGGAGGGTGAAGACAGTGGACAAGAGCGGGAGAATGAGTACAGCGACCACTGA
- the LOC112842612 gene encoding uncharacterized protein LOC112842612 — MIVLRINRRQPGGGRPRVLTDQQELAVVEMVRRRNDIGLSEIGQAIENSNDTFANVPSISLPTIARLLKKHQVSMKQIYLVPFERNNVRVKQLRSEYIQRVMELDTAVNHHKNIFVDEAGFNLAKTRRRGRNLIGQRATIQVPGQRGGNISVCAAKSEDGVVGCRPVLGSYNTEHLFLNELEQACQGEDIVYVVVWDNVSFHHAQLVQEWFQTHPRFMTLYLPPYSPFLNPIEEFFSTWRWKVYDCHPHEHVSLLQATCEACGDITAEQCQAWIRHARRFFPRCLNNEDIHCDVDENLWPNVNERLD, encoded by the exons ATGATTGTCCTCAGAATTAACAGGAGACAACCTGGTGGTGGTCGCCCACGTGTTTTGACTGACCAGCAGGAGTTGGCTGTGGTGGAAATGGTCAGGCGAAGGAATGACATAGGGCTGTCTGAAATCGGACAGGCTATTGAGAACAGCAATGACACCTTTGCCAATGTGCCATCAATTAGCCTTCCAACGATTGCCCGGCTTTTGAAGAAGCACCAGGTTTCCATGAAACAAATTTACTTGGTTCCTTTTGAGAGGAACAATGTCCGGGTGAAACAACTGCGTTCAGAATATATTCAG AGGGTGATGGAGCTGGACACTGCTGTGAATCATCACAAGAATATTTTTGTTGATGAGGCCGGTTTCAATCTGGCAAAAACTAGACGCAGAGGACGTAACCTTATTGGACAGAGGGCTACCATCCAAGTCCCTGGACAACGTGGGGGAAACATCTCAGTGTGTGCAGCTAAATCTGAAGATGGTGTGGTAGGCTGTAGACCAGTTCTAGGGTCATACAACACTGAacacctttttttaaatgaactggaGCAGGCCTGTCAGGGAGAAGACATTGTCTATGTTGTTGTGTGGGACAATGTCAGCTTCCACCATGCACAGCTGGTTCAGGAATGGTTTCAAACACATCCTCGCTTCATGACCCTCTATCTTCCACCATATTCCCCTTTCCTCAACCCAATTGAGGAATTCTTCTCTACATGGAGGTGGAAGGTGTATGATTGCCATCCCCATGAGCATGTCTCCCTTCTTCAAGCCACGTGTGAAGCTTGTGGTGATATAACTGCTGAGCAATGTCAAGCCTGGATTCGTCATGCCAGGAGATTTTTCCCACGGTGCCTGAACAACGAAGACATCCACTGTGATGTTGATGAAAATTTATGGCCCAATGTTAATGAGCGGCTTGATTAa